A genomic segment from Armatimonadota bacterium encodes:
- the xylA gene encoding xylose isomerase translates to MDAYTPRKEHKFTFGLWTVGNRGRDPFGDVVRDVVTPIRAVQKLSELGAYGVNLHDNDLVPIDATPAERDRIVKEFKKALDDYGMKLVMGTTNLFYHPVFKDGAFTSNDPKVRAYALQKSMQAIDLAVELGAEIYVFWGGREGTECDVAKDPTDAIKRYRECINFLIHYVKDQKYRLRFAMEPKPNEPRGDIFLPNVGAMLAFIQTLDDPDMVGVNPEVAHEHMAGLNFTHAVGQALEAGKLFHIDLNAQKLNRYDQDLRFGSEDIKGAFFLVKLLEDHGYDGPRHFDAHAYRTEDEDGVWEFARGCMRTYLILKEKAKQFNEHPAIQELLAQIQPRDAELESLMRSYSPQNAQALRQKQFDIEALGKKGLGYEKLDQLVIDLLLGVA, encoded by the coding sequence ATGGATGCCTATACCCCTCGCAAAGAGCATAAGTTCACCTTCGGACTGTGGACGGTAGGCAATCGCGGGCGCGACCCGTTCGGCGATGTGGTGCGCGATGTGGTCACCCCCATCCGCGCGGTGCAGAAGCTGTCCGAACTGGGCGCATACGGTGTGAACCTGCATGATAACGACCTGGTGCCCATCGATGCTACCCCTGCCGAGCGTGACCGTATCGTGAAGGAGTTCAAGAAAGCACTGGACGACTACGGCATGAAACTGGTGATGGGCACCACCAACCTGTTCTACCATCCCGTTTTCAAGGACGGCGCGTTTACATCCAACGACCCGAAAGTGCGCGCCTACGCCCTGCAGAAATCCATGCAGGCGATAGACCTGGCGGTGGAGCTGGGAGCGGAGATTTACGTCTTCTGGGGCGGGCGCGAAGGCACCGAGTGCGACGTCGCCAAAGACCCCACCGACGCCATCAAACGCTATCGCGAGTGTATCAACTTCCTCATCCACTACGTGAAGGACCAGAAGTACCGCCTGCGTTTCGCGATGGAACCCAAGCCCAACGAGCCGCGCGGCGACATCTTTCTGCCCAACGTGGGGGCGATGCTGGCGTTTATCCAGACGCTGGATGACCCCGACATGGTGGGCGTGAACCCCGAGGTGGCACATGAGCACATGGCGGGGCTGAACTTCACGCACGCGGTGGGACAGGCACTGGAAGCGGGCAAACTGTTCCATATTGACCTCAACGCGCAGAAGCTGAACCGCTACGACCAGGATTTGCGCTTCGGCTCGGAGGACATCAAGGGCGCGTTCTTCCTGGTAAAGCTACTGGAGGACCATGGCTACGACGGTCCCCGACACTTTGATGCCCACGCCTACCGCACCGAAGACGAGGATGGCGTGTGGGAGTTCGCCAGAGGCTGTATGCGCACCTACCTTATCCTGAAGGAGAAGGCGAAGCAGTTCAACGAGCATCCCGCCATTCAGGAGCTGCTGGCGCAGATACAGCCTCGCGATGCCGAGCTGGAGAGCCTGATGCGCAGCTACTCCCCGCAGAATGCGCAGGCTCTGCGCCAGAAGCAGTTCGACATCGAGGCGCTGGGCAAGAAGGGACTGGGCTACGAGAAACTGGACCAGCTGGTCATCGACCTGTTACTCGGGGTCGCATAG
- a CDS encoding ATPase AAA, producing the protein MSLFEQKNLYEAESEAPLAARMRPRTLEEFVGQEHLVGEGTAIRKAIENDQLGSVIFWGPPGCGKSTLARIIASHTKCHFVEYSAVTSGVAEVRRAIEEARSRRQLHGQRTILFVDEIHRFNRAQQDAFLPHVEDGTIILMGATTENPYFAINAPLLSRSRVLRLEPLSEEHLRIIVQRALADEERGLGKLRVHLPPECMDYLLRIANGDARVALNVLEAATALAEPDSQGERTITIEMLEQVVQQRAARYDREGDEHYDTISAFIKSVRGSDPDAALHYLARMIRAGEDPRFIARRLVILASEDIGNADPHALLVAVAAMEAVQFIGLPEAQITLAQATTYLACAPKSNASYMALNKAMHDLETQPLAPVPLHLRDASYPGAQKLGHGKEYIYPHNYPGHWVPQRYLPEGNWNLPYYEPSDNGVERKIKERLNLLRQRMGYSVPQQEAEEPSDTP; encoded by the coding sequence ATGAGCCTGTTTGAGCAGAAAAACCTGTACGAGGCAGAATCGGAGGCGCCGCTGGCGGCTCGGATGCGCCCGCGCACACTGGAGGAGTTCGTCGGGCAAGAGCATCTGGTCGGTGAGGGAACCGCCATCCGCAAAGCCATTGAGAACGACCAGCTGGGTTCGGTCATCTTCTGGGGACCGCCCGGCTGTGGCAAGTCCACGCTGGCGCGAATCATCGCCTCTCACACGAAGTGCCATTTCGTGGAGTACAGCGCGGTGACCAGCGGCGTGGCGGAGGTGCGCAGAGCCATCGAAGAGGCACGCAGCCGTCGCCAGCTGCACGGTCAACGCACCATCTTGTTCGTAGACGAGATACACCGCTTCAACCGCGCCCAGCAAGATGCTTTTCTGCCCCACGTGGAAGACGGCACGATCATCCTGATGGGCGCGACCACCGAGAACCCCTACTTCGCCATCAACGCGCCGCTGCTCAGTCGCTCACGGGTGCTGCGATTGGAACCGTTGAGCGAAGAGCACCTGCGCATCATCGTGCAACGCGCCCTTGCGGACGAGGAGCGCGGATTGGGCAAACTGCGGGTGCATCTTCCCCCAGAGTGTATGGACTATCTATTGCGCATCGCCAACGGGGATGCACGAGTCGCGTTGAATGTGCTGGAAGCTGCCACTGCCCTCGCCGAGCCTGACTCGCAGGGCGAGCGCACCATCACGATAGAGATGCTGGAACAGGTGGTGCAGCAGCGCGCTGCCCGCTACGACCGCGAGGGCGACGAGCACTACGATACCATCTCCGCGTTCATCAAATCGGTGCGCGGTTCCGACCCCGACGCGGCGCTGCACTATCTCGCCCGTATGATTCGTGCTGGCGAAGACCCCCGCTTCATCGCCCGCCGGCTGGTTATCCTCGCCAGCGAGGACATCGGCAATGCCGACCCCCATGCGCTGCTAGTCGCAGTGGCGGCGATGGAGGCGGTGCAGTTTATCGGGTTGCCCGAAGCGCAAATCACGCTGGCGCAAGCCACCACCTACCTCGCCTGTGCACCCAAGAGCAACGCCAGCTACATGGCACTGAATAAAGCCATGCACGATCTCGAAACGCAGCCTCTGGCTCCCGTACCGTTGCACCTGCGCGATGCCAGCTACCCGGGCGCACAGAAACTGGGGCATGGCAAGGAGTACATCTATCCCCACAACTATCCGGGGCATTGGGTTCCCCAACGCTACCTGCCCGAAGGCAACTGGAACCTGCCCTACTACGAGCCTTCCGATAACGGCGTGGAGCGCAAAATCAAGGAGCGATTGAATCTGCTGCGCCAGCGGATGGGTTACTCTGTGCCCCAACAGGAGGCGGAAGAACCCTCCGACACCCCTTGA
- a CDS encoding magnesium chelatase — translation MLVRVLSGTVHGMEPHTIEVEVDMQPGGVPGFTLVGLPDRAVQEAVDRVRLAIRNSGLHWPMRRITVNLAPADLRKEGPALDLPIAIGILAAAGQVDGEWLDETFVLGELSLDGTVRPVTGVLPTAIHARQQGIQRMIVPAPNAPEAAIVGNIQVYPVASLAEAVDLLNTRDGITPLSNDPEQLLQQPPRYDVDFADVKGQHHVKRALEVAAAGGHNVVMIGPPGSGKTMLARRVPTILPPMTVDEAIEMTKLYSVAGLLPPNTGLLTTRPFRSPHHTSSNAALVGGGSVPRPGEVSLAHNGVLFLDELPEFRREVLEVLRQPLEDGIVTIARVQASIAYPARFMLIAAMNPCPCGYFGDPQHGCTCSPTQIRKYQQRVSGPLLDRIDIHIEVPRLTPDDLLRTQPGEPSEAIRERVVRARQIQQKRFEGTNVRCNAQMTTRLLRQFCPLSEDVKAMLRQVSQQMGISARAFDRIVKLARTIADLAGEEHIGLAHVAEAIQYRSLDRRIWL, via the coding sequence TTGCTGGTTCGTGTACTCTCCGGCACTGTACACGGGATGGAACCACATACTATCGAAGTGGAAGTAGACATGCAGCCGGGCGGAGTGCCCGGGTTTACCCTCGTCGGTTTACCCGACCGTGCCGTGCAGGAAGCGGTTGACCGCGTGCGTCTGGCAATCCGCAACTCAGGACTTCACTGGCCCATGCGCCGTATCACCGTCAACCTGGCTCCTGCCGACCTGCGCAAAGAGGGCCCCGCTCTGGACCTGCCTATCGCTATCGGCATTTTGGCGGCAGCGGGACAGGTGGACGGCGAATGGCTGGACGAAACTTTCGTGCTGGGCGAGTTATCGCTGGACGGCACGGTACGCCCGGTCACCGGCGTCTTGCCCACCGCCATCCACGCTCGTCAGCAGGGCATCCAGCGCATGATCGTGCCTGCGCCCAACGCACCCGAAGCGGCAATAGTAGGCAACATTCAGGTGTATCCGGTCGCCAGCCTCGCGGAGGCAGTGGATTTGCTGAACACCCGCGATGGCATTACCCCCCTCAGCAATGACCCCGAACAGCTGCTCCAGCAACCGCCCCGATACGATGTGGACTTCGCCGATGTGAAGGGACAACATCATGTCAAAAGAGCGTTGGAAGTTGCTGCGGCGGGAGGGCATAACGTGGTGATGATTGGTCCGCCCGGTTCCGGCAAAACGATGCTGGCGCGCCGCGTGCCCACCATCCTGCCACCGATGACGGTGGATGAAGCCATCGAGATGACAAAACTGTACAGCGTCGCCGGGCTGTTGCCTCCGAACACCGGGTTGTTGACCACCCGTCCTTTCCGCTCGCCTCACCATACCAGCAGTAATGCCGCACTGGTGGGAGGTGGTAGCGTGCCTCGCCCGGGTGAGGTCAGCCTGGCGCACAACGGAGTGCTTTTCCTCGACGAGCTGCCGGAGTTTCGTCGCGAGGTGCTGGAGGTACTGCGTCAGCCACTGGAGGATGGTATTGTCACCATCGCACGGGTGCAAGCCAGCATCGCCTACCCTGCCCGGTTCATGCTGATTGCCGCCATGAACCCCTGCCCGTGCGGCTACTTCGGCGACCCGCAGCATGGATGCACCTGCTCGCCCACGCAAATCCGCAAATACCAGCAGAGGGTGTCGGGACCACTGCTGGACCGCATCGACATCCACATCGAGGTGCCGCGCCTTACTCCCGACGACCTGCTGCGCACGCAGCCGGGCGAGCCGTCGGAAGCCATTCGTGAGCGGGTGGTGCGCGCCCGCCAGATTCAACAGAAGCGCTTTGAGGGCACCAACGTTCGATGCAACGCGCAGATGACTACGCGCCTGTTGCGCCAGTTCTGCCCGCTCTCGGAAGACGTGAAAGCAATGCTAAGGCAGGTGAGCCAGCAAATGGGCATCAGCGCGCGAGCCTTTGACCGCATCGTGAAGCTGGCACGAACCATCGCTGACCTCGCCGGTGAGGAACATATCGGTCTGGCGCACGTAGCGGAAGCCATCCAGTACCGCAGTCTGGATAGACGTATCTGGCTGTAG